The DNA window CTAGAGCTAAAATTTTAGAAGAAGAAAGAGGAATTTTAAAAGCTGTTATTGATAAAGATACAGGTAAAATTTTAGGATGTTCTTTATATTCTGTAGAATCAAGTGAAGTTATCAACATAGTTACTATGGCTATAAAAGAAAATAAAAAATATTCTTATTTAAGAGATTTTATGTTTACTCATCCAACTATGAGTGAATTTTTAAATGATTTATTTGATTTTTAACAAATGTAAGGAAGAAATTTTTTTAGGTTTCTTCCTTTTTATTTTTTAAATTTTCTTAATTATAAGTTGATTAAGAGATAATTTAGGCACAAAATGTTTATAACTGTGATTTTCTAAATTTTCTCTCCAATACTTCATATTTTCATTTTCAACTACTGTTAAAATAACCTCATCTGTAGGTACTCCTATTGGCATTACAAAAAGTGGAATATACTCCTTTGAAATATTTAGTGCTTCTAAAATATCATCTTTTTTTACAGGTTCCATGAAATTAACTCCATATCCGAGTGATGTTGCTATTAATTTCATATTTTGAAGAGCTATACCACAATCCGCATATATAAAATTTAGTGGTAATTTAGGAGGATTATCTGTAAATATAACTATATATCCCCCTGGAGCTTCATCTTCGGTAGGTTTCCATTCTATTTGGCTAGCCCAAACAACATCTTTAAAAAGCCGAGAACATATATCTTTATCATTTACTAAAACATATCTTAGAAATTGTTTGTTAGCACCAGCTGATGAAAAATGAGCTCCTTCAACAATTTTTATTAAATCATTCATTGGAACACTAATGTTTTTGAAGCTTCGATGAGAACGAGCTTTTTTAATTAAATCTAATATTTCCATCTTAATCCTCCGTAAAATTTTCATTAAATATCCTCTTAAATAAAATCATTTTGTAATTTTTTCAATGCTTATCTATTACTTCCTTTTTTAGAAATAAAATTTACTAGAAAGATTTATATATATGAGTTAAAATATAGGGTAAAAAATAGTACAATTATTTTGCGGAGGTATAAATGAAAAGCCGTTTTGAGCAAAGAGTTATTAAATTATCTATTTTGATAACCTCTCCTTTGCTAATACTACTTATAGGAATAATAACTTATACAGAGATTAATAACGAAACTAGTAAAGTAAAAAGAAGTTTAAGTGAAGTAGCTCTTGAAATCTCCAATACAAAATTTGTAAAGGATTCAATAATAAATAGTAACTTTAATTTACAAAAATATGCTGAAGTATTTGTTGATAATAATCAAGATGTTGATATTATTGTTATAGCTGATAAAAACAAACGTCGTTTTAGTCATCTTGATCCAAGTAAAATAGGAGAAATATTTGGCACTAAAGATAGTGAAGAGGTTTTTAAAAATAAAAAAGGATACTTTATAATAACTAAAGGATCTCAAGGTTTAACATACAGGAGATTTGAACCAATAATTAAAGATAAAGAAATTATTGGTTTTGTTATGGTTGGAAAACTCTTTAATATTTTTAGACATACTATTTTTCTTATTTTATTAAAAATTTTATTTCTTGCTTTAGGGAGTTTAACCTTTATTTTTATTAGTTCTAGAGTATTTGCTAAAAAAATAAAAAAAGAGATGCTTAATTTAGAGCCAGAAGAAATTACAAAACTTTATATAAAGACGAAAAGTCTTGTTCAGCAACAAGCTGCTATTATTGATAATATTCACGAAGGAGTAGTAGTTCTGAACTCATCTTTAAATATATTGAATATAAATAAAAAAGTTTTTGAAATTCTTCATGACTTTGATATTGAACTTTTTATAAAAAGATTTTATGATATCTTTTATGAAAAAAAAAATGTATATTTTAAAGAAGTAAAAATAGGTCATGAAAAAGTTTTTGTTAGTATAATTCATCTTTTAGAGGATGAAAATCATCTAGGAGTTATTATAACTTTCTATAAACATCTCGAAATTCTAAATTTAGCAAAGGAACTTACAAGTATAAATAATGTAATTACCGGATTTAGGGAGAATAATCATGAGTTTAAAAATCAACTTCAAGTAATATCTGGGTTAATTCAATTAAAAAAATACGATTTGGTTCAAGAGTATATGAAAAATTTAGAGAATAGTAATATGAAGATTTTAACTGAAATTGCCAATATTTCAGACTATTATATATTAGGTATTTTAATTGGAAAATTTAGTGTTATAAAAGAAAATGGTATTAATTTTACAATTGATCAAGATTCTATCTTATTTAAAGAACACGGTTTTATTACGTCACTTGATATTATAACTATTGTATCTAATTTGTTGGAAAATGCGATTGAAGCTTTAGAGAAAGTTAAAATTAACAATAAAAAAATTGAACTTCTTTTATTAGAGGATGACGATTCTATTCAAATTACAGTTTTTGATAACGGTTTAAAAGTAGATCCTAATATAAAAAATAAGATGTTTGAAAGATATGTATCTTCTAAAGGAACAAATCGAGGCATTGGATTAGCTCTTGTAAAATCTAAAATTGAACTTTATAATGGACAGTTTATTTTAGAAGAGGTTGACAATGGAAAATATTTTACAATCATATTGAATAAGGAGAATAAAGATGTATAAAGTACTAATTGTTGAAGATGATCCTATGGTTGCATCTATAAACAGTATTTTTTTAGAGAAATATAGTAACTTAGAAGTTATTAATATAGCAAAGAATGAAGAGGAAGTTTTTGAAATTCTTGAAAAAAATTGTGTAGATTTAATTTTATGTGATGTTTATTTAGGAGAAAGTAATGGCATTGAGATTTTAAAAAAGATTAGATCTAAAGGAATATTAACAGATATTATTTTTATCACTGCTTTAAATGAATCTAATAAAATTAAAGAAGCTGTTGCTTTTGGAGCTATAGATTTTTTAATTAAACCATATAATCAAGCTAGATTGGATGCAGCTATTGGTAAGTTTTTAAAGAAAAATGAGCTACTCATAAAAACTACTATGGATCAAGAAGAGTGTGATGAATATTTTTCTTCTGATTCCAACCAAACAGAATTTCCAAAGGGAATAAATGAAAAAACCTTAGAAAAAATTGAGTTATTTTTAAGTGAAAATAGAAAAAAATGGTGGAATGCTAATAAACTTTCTGAACAGCTTAATATTAGCACTGTAACATTAAATAAATATTTAAAGTATTTGGTTTCTACAAATAAATTAACTGTTAACACATCTTATGGTGAAGTTGGAAGACCTGAAAATTTTTATAAATATCATAATTAATAAAAACCACTAGTTAATCCTAGTGGTTTTTGCGTATAAAAATTAATTTCTAGACTTAAAGTATAAATGAGATTAAGAAACTAAGTGTTACTATTGAAAAAATTGTTCCTAATATTGTAGAGCTAGAACTTTCAACCTCTGAAACCCCATATTTTAATCCAAACATTGTTGAGATTGTTGCTGTTGGCATAGCACAAAGTAATAAAATCTCTTTTGCCATTATTCCTTTTAAATGGAATAAAACAATTAATCCACTCATAATAATTGGCTGTAAAATATTTTTCATAAAGATATTAAAATAAACTTGTCCTGACAAAACAACTCTATAGCTTGCCATGATTAATCCAAGAGAAAATAATGAAACTCCTGATGTACTTTTTCCTATAAGTTCAAAAGAGTGGAAAACAACTTTTGGGATTTCAACATGGAAAACAGAGCAAAGTAAGCCTAATATAGGAGCTATTATCAATGGTTTTTTAATACAATTGATTAAGCTTGATTTTATTATTTTCATTGGACTTGCTGTAGCATCTTTTGATTCTAAAATAATTGTTGTTATAGGAATCATAAATATACTTGTTATAACATTACCAATTGCAACAGAGATTAGTGCTTCTGGTCCTATTAAAGATGTTAAAACTGGAATACCCATAAATGCCATATTTGGAAAAGCACAAACAATTGAACCTTGAGCTGCTTTTCTTGAATCATATTTGAATATATGTTTTTGTATAATAAATGAAATCACATATAACCCCATTAAAGCTAGAGCAAAAGATGATATTATTCTAACATCTAAAAGAGTTTTAGGGTTGGCTTTAGCACTTCCAATAAATAAGTGTAATGGAAAACTGAACATCATTACATAATCTGCAAAAGCCTTTTTATGCTCTATTGACACAATTTTCTTTTTTCCTGAAAACCACCCTAAAGCGATTACAAAAAATACTGGCACAATAGAATCTAATATTGTATCTAACACATTAAAACCTCACTTGTATTTTATTTTTAAATTTTATTTTTTTACTAAATCTGAAATAGCTTTAGCTACTGTATCTGCAACTCTTGGGTCAAATGGACTTGGAATGACATATTCAGTTGATAACTCTTCATCAGTTATTAGATTAGCTATAGCTTGAGAAGTTGCAAATTTCATTTCTTCAGTTATTTTTTTAGCTCCACTCTCTAAAGCTCCTTTAAATAAACCTGGGAATGCTAAGACATTATTGATTTGATTTGGGTAATCAGATCTTCCTGTTCCAACGATTTTGGCTCCTGCAGCTAAAGCTTCTTCTGGCATAATCTCAGGTGTTGGATTTGCCATTGCAAAAATTATAGAATCCTTATTCATCTCTTTTACCATTTCAGGTTTTAAAAGTCCTGGTGCTGATACTCCAATAAATATATCGGCTCCTTTTATAGCTTCTTTTAATCCACCTTTTAGATTTTCTTTATTTGTAATTTCAGATAACTCTGTAGTTAAGAAATTATACTCTCTATTTTCATCATCTCTAGCAATGATTCCATCAATATCAATAGATAAAATATCAGTTACATCTAATTTTTTAATCATTTTAATTATTGATGATCCAGCTGCTCCAGCTCCACATACAACAACTTTTGCTTTAGTTATATCTTTCTTTAAAAGTTTATATGAGTTTAAAATTCCAGCTGTT is part of the Cetobacterium somerae genome and encodes:
- a CDS encoding response regulator, which codes for MYKVLIVEDDPMVASINSIFLEKYSNLEVINIAKNEEEVFEILEKNCVDLILCDVYLGESNGIEILKKIRSKGILTDIIFITALNESNKIKEAVAFGAIDFLIKPYNQARLDAAIGKFLKKNELLIKTTMDQEECDEYFSSDSNQTEFPKGINEKTLEKIELFLSENRKKWWNANKLSEQLNISTVTLNKYLKYLVSTNKLTVNTSYGEVGRPENFYKYHN
- a CDS encoding nitroreductase family protein, yielding MEILDLIKKARSHRSFKNISVPMNDLIKIVEGAHFSSAGANKQFLRYVLVNDKDICSRLFKDVVWASQIEWKPTEDEAPGGYIVIFTDNPPKLPLNFIYADCGIALQNMKLIATSLGYGVNFMEPVKKDDILEALNISKEYIPLFVMPIGVPTDEVILTVVENENMKYWRENLENHSYKHFVPKLSLNQLIIKKI
- a CDS encoding sensor histidine kinase, whose amino-acid sequence is MKSRFEQRVIKLSILITSPLLILLIGIITYTEINNETSKVKRSLSEVALEISNTKFVKDSIINSNFNLQKYAEVFVDNNQDVDIIVIADKNKRRFSHLDPSKIGEIFGTKDSEEVFKNKKGYFIITKGSQGLTYRRFEPIIKDKEIIGFVMVGKLFNIFRHTIFLILLKILFLALGSLTFIFISSRVFAKKIKKEMLNLEPEEITKLYIKTKSLVQQQAAIIDNIHEGVVVLNSSLNILNINKKVFEILHDFDIELFIKRFYDIFYEKKNVYFKEVKIGHEKVFVSIIHLLEDENHLGVIITFYKHLEILNLAKELTSINNVITGFRENNHEFKNQLQVISGLIQLKKYDLVQEYMKNLENSNMKILTEIANISDYYILGILIGKFSVIKENGINFTIDQDSILFKEHGFITSLDIITIVSNLLENAIEALEKVKINNKKIELLLLEDDDSIQITVFDNGLKVDPNIKNKMFERYVSSKGTNRGIGLALVKSKIELYNGQFILEEVDNGKYFTIILNKENKDV
- a CDS encoding NAD(P)-dependent malic enzyme; this encodes MKKETVYEKSLELHEKNKGKIEVISKVAVTSKEELSLAYSPGVAEPCRRIAENKTDVYKYTSKGNMVAVISDGSAVLGLGNIGPEAALPVMEGKAILFKEFAGVNAFPICLDTQDTEEIIRTCKILAPSFGGINLEDISAPRCIEIETRLKEELDIPVFHDDQHGTAIVVTAGILNSYKLLKKDITKAKVVVCGAGAAGSSIIKMIKKLDVTDILSIDIDGIIARDDENREYNFLTTELSEITNKENLKGGLKEAIKGADIFIGVSAPGLLKPEMVKEMNKDSIIFAMANPTPEIMPEEALAAGAKIVGTGRSDYPNQINNVLAFPGLFKGALESGAKKITEEMKFATSQAIANLITDEELSTEYVIPSPFDPRVADTVAKAISDLVKK
- a CDS encoding AEC family transporter, which encodes MLDTILDSIVPVFFVIALGWFSGKKKIVSIEHKKAFADYVMMFSFPLHLFIGSAKANPKTLLDVRIISSFALALMGLYVISFIIQKHIFKYDSRKAAQGSIVCAFPNMAFMGIPVLTSLIGPEALISVAIGNVITSIFMIPITTIILESKDATASPMKIIKSSLINCIKKPLIIAPILGLLCSVFHVEIPKVVFHSFELIGKSTSGVSLFSLGLIMASYRVVLSGQVYFNIFMKNILQPIIMSGLIVLFHLKGIMAKEILLLCAMPTATISTMFGLKYGVSEVESSSSTILGTIFSIVTLSFLISFIL